The stretch of DNA ggcaaaaacttgtgtgaaacggtcacacgggtcgtattttgagATACGAacatcttatttgagtcatccatgaaaattattactttttatactaaagtattactttttattgtgattattggtagggttgacccgtctcatagatagaGATTtatgagaccgtatcacaagagacctactaaaaagaaaattatgaaaaaataaagaaagaaaggaTAATTctcatacatacatatatatatatatatatgatttaataatgGTTTTTAGTGAGGGTAGTTAGGGTAGAAAGAATGGTAGGGGTGTGGTGGTGAAAAGAGGGAGTCCGTGAAAATAGTTTGTCATTTAGGGGTCAGTCTATACGTACATATGTGGCAAAAAACTAGACCATCTTTTTTGAACAGATATCTCCCTTTTAGCCATTGCAATTTGCATGTGACCTCTCCACTCTCCATCGCCACATATTGTCTTACCCTAATTGCCAAAgggaattaataaaataattttgtgattTTCTCGTATTAGTTTTCTAGGCAAAAACTTATTTAAGACGAtcttacggatcgtatttttttgagaagatatattttatttgggtcatccaataaaaaatattactttttatgctaagagtattattttttatcatgaatatcggtaggtttgacccgtctcacagataaagattcgtgagaccgtctgacAAGAGACCCACTCAGTTTCTAAAACTatccaataaaataatttacatGGTTAACTGATATCAGTCATGATGTGATATTTATAGGTGATGAAAAGCCAAGCCAAATGTTAatttgatatgtatatataatgcATCGTTAGATGATTACGATATAATTTTTGACTgtcatatgatttaaaatatttgaattaaataTCGTAATCgattttagttttttaaaacaacaaaaaGGGTTTCTCTGATGAACTTACACAAAAATATAAACTACATTTTCTATGGTTCATATTTCATATTTGGAATTAAATATCTGAATCAATTAGTTCACTCACCAAAAAACCTTCTGCTAAAGAATCCATTATACACAATAGCCACCATAAATTTGATGAGCATAATGTTAATAAATGTATTTTGGAGTGTATATCCTATAATTTGACAAGTGTCAGCCTTTATCCTTTACACCAGATTATTTCTGGTAATTAGGACATAGACTGGATAGTATATCTTAATATATAAGTAAGGTAAGTAATTACATTTGAAGTTAGAATAGTATCTTTTAAGGTATTTTGAACTCAAACTTACATATATCACATCAAATTATAATCCCTTTTAATCTCTATCTATGACTGAACTTTCCttttcttataaaaaaatcatCGTTGTTGATAGTAATACAACTTAATCGCAAAAGAGTTTCGAATTATTGTAAATGATTTAAatcaaattattatatattctaTAATTAATAAACATTTTTTGAACATTTAAGAACTTCATCATGTATTAAACACCATTCACAAATTCACCCCTACACACAAGGaaaaaaggcaaatcatcaaaGATTTTGAGAGGAGAAAGGATGTTCAGAAGAAAAAACCTCTGATCCCAGCCCCAGAGCATTTACACCTCAAAATAAAGTAAGAAATAAACCTATATACCAAAATAAAACCAACCATAATCACATAATTCCTCCATCTACTTTGCTCATTCCCAAATCCTTCTTCTTTAAGAACAACTTCATCGGTGATCACACACGCTCCGAACATTGAATCCAAGCACTTTTTCGAATTGGAGAACTCATTGATCAAGAACCCTTCGAAGGGATACTTAAACAATGAAATGTAATGCATGAAAATCCAGTAATCTGGTATCCCTTCCTTGGATATGAAGTATCCTGAAAACAAGAAGAATGATCCCATGACTGCTTGGATTACGGAGTTTCCGATTATGAAATTCGAGACCAATGCACTGAAACAGACCACTACGGAATTGGCTGTGTAGAGAATCAACCAGATTAGCAGCAAGAAATGCAAGAAAGCCATGAAACTGTGGTTTAATCCTACTAGCCAGTATACCGGTATGGCGAATAAGATTGCTAAAATCAGCAAAAATGGCAAGTAAACAAGGCCATTTGCTATTGCGTATGATGAAACTCTATAGCTTCCACTTGAGGTTTCTTTGGTTAGAATTTCCTTTTCTTGCAAGAAGATTGGCAAGGCTTCCGTTGTGCTTGACAGCAAAAATGTCAGGATGAATGCGAATAGCCCGATTCTTTCTTCTGCGCCGAATAAATCATCTTTAACGTTGTAAAATATTGATCCTAGAACAATCCCAGACACAAGCATCTGGATGGTTCTGCAGGCGAAAAGCTCTTTTGTTCTGTAAATGTTCTTCCAGAATCTGTGAGTTAGAATAAGGGTTTCCCGCATTCTTGAATTAGCGAAACCGTGATAAAAATCGAATCCAATTACATCAATGCATTCCTCATCTATCACCCTGGATTGTTGAAAGAGCTGCTGTAGAGTGGAACGTCCTGTTTTCTTCCGCCCTTCTTCAACTACTCCCTTGTTTGAATGCTGCTGTATGGGTGATGGCTCCTGATTCTGCTTCATTGTTTCAATGGATTCGATGGCGAATTCGATCACATTGACATGAAGTGGGATTTCTAATCCCATCAGACTCAGATTGAGTGACAACAGATCCACTGATCCATGATGCAAGACCGATCCATTTGCCAGCAACAGGATCGAATTAAACAGTTTCACTATCCTGAATCCAGGCTGATGAATGCTCAAGATTATAGTCCTCCCCCGAGTTTCCGCCATGGATTTCAACATGTCGATTATCTGAAGTGCTGAAATGCTGTCAAGCCCTGATGTTGGTTCATCAAGTATCAGCACTTTTGGATCATGTATCACTTCAACACCGATCGAGACTCGCCTTTTTTCCCCGCCAGATATCCCACGAACCCTGTCATCGCCCACTCGTGCTCCAGCAACATGATCCAGGCCGAGTTCTTGCAAAAGGGACTTGACCCTCGAGTTCAGTTCATGATCAGGGAGCCGTAACCGGAATTTCGCACTGAAACGGAGAGTTTCTTCGACGGTCAGGAGTGGGAACAATGTGTCCTTCTGTGTAACATAGCCGGAAACTTTCATGAATCGGGACTTTTCGAGTGGCTGTCGATTGATGTATATCGATGCAGATTGTAGCGTGATCTTCCCCGCAAGAATTTCGAGTAATGAGGATTTCCCAGCACCACTTGGCCCAACAATGGCAAGAATCTCCCAAGGCTTTGCTCTCAAGTTGACATCTTTGAGGACTCTTTTGATTTCTGGGCTTGATTTTTGTTCTACATTTTTATGAGGAAGTTCATGTAATTCTTGATCTCGAACATTTTGAGGGTGTTTGATTTGTTTTTTGTGTGTGTAGATTGTGTAGTTTATGCCTATAGCTTCAATCTCACAACCTTGTTTCTTCATCGAAGAAACTCGATTTTCTCTCCCTATTTTTTTGGCAACTTCTTGATTTTGCTAGCGATAGATAAAGTTTATATGCTTTCAACTTTGGCCAAATGTTagagatttttaaaaaaaaatttaatatagggaaattaatatttcaaatatattgagaaaaaaaatagaaattaatTCTTAGGAACCAATATATATTCGAAGTTTCTGGTAGATCGAGGCACGTTTACTTgaaatgaaattaaaattttattttgtttaacagCTTTACGATTCAAGAAATTACTGGCTGGAGTTGGTCGATGGCCCAATATTACAACTCACCACAATTTTTGTTTGATTGATAGATAGTTCACGTGCATGCACTAGAGTTTGTATATGGATAGCCATCAATTTTTTATAGCATGGAATTATTGGCAATAAATGTTCACATCACACATGTCATTTtagattttacttttaaaaaaaataaatcttgAGAATTGTCTAAAAAAGCAATGGATTTTGAGTGGAAAAATTCATGACTACGAAATTTTGAAATTGGACACTTAAAAGAAGGAGAAAGAAAGCATCTTTTGTTCTTTCCAATGTCTGAATTTATCTATATCTATTTACCTGTAAAAGTGTGGATCACTCATTTGTTTTCCGATTGTGAAAAGACACAAATGTCTTCTTATTAATATGaattcaaaaaatcatataaggatatatatgtaaaattgtAACAAATGCTAATAAATTGTCATTACAACATACATTGATTGTAGTAATTTATATCATTTCAATAATAAAATGTAAATCCTACATTAATTTCATCATTATTAATAAAATCTTTGTATGTGACAATTGTATATTCATTATATAGAGCCTTATaaataatattcaaaaattgttgttaaccTTTCATTCAAAAATTGATATTACCCTTTCATAATTGTCATTTAGAGCCTCTTGAGTGTCACCATTGGATTAAAGATTTTACTCACTCTGAATATTCTTTTAGCAATCATtattacttttaaattaaataagaattgaaaataaaattatttttaatcaattcaaattgatttaaaattatagtttgacaaaattgatttaaaattttgattaaatataattttattttcaattcaatttTTGTACAGTTGCTAAAATGAGAaagaaatatatagaaaatcaATCGattttttcattagttttttcccactaatattgataataaataaaaataaattgaattattaattgttttaattactctcatagattctattttattaaagtctcctcgtatttatatattatcaaatagtactcaatcataacaataacgacatgacattttatttgtatttgtagAGTTATTTACATAAAAGTAtattatgaaaattatattgaCAAAAAGATAATCaaacattaaataaaaaaatcaataaacacttatttgaacaaaaaaaatatcttGAACTTATTCACATATGTTATCACGATTGATACTTTTTCAGCTTATTTctctaaaaaaaatcaatgacaGTATCTATtatataaagaaaaaaatatagtcAAATGGTACATAGATAAAATTATTatgaaattgttttaaaaatgaCACAAATGAGTCAAAAAGGAGTGAGAGCAAGATATTCCTACAAATAATTGTTAGTATAACGTTACCATAACTAAATTGGAAGTTATGTTGGtgtagagtaagtctcttgtgagacgatctcacgaattttatctgtgagacaggtcaatcctaccgatattcacaaaaaaaaaagtaacactcttagtatacaaagtaatattttattcatggatgacccaaataagatatttgatcAACGAAATTGATctgtgagatcatctcacaagagatttTGTGGTTGGTGTAATGAGAATTACCAGTTAtgcaaataatatatacaaattaaaatttaaatgagagGGAGAAAATAATCTATAATtaattttctatattttatgttaaaattctAAATTTCTATTTTTGTGATGCCTTTGAATTTGTACAgagaaatatataattatatctatTTACAATTGTAAAACAATTAAGTTAAGacaattatatcacttaaattaatatgatataataaattttaaaatatgaaaaaaaattagaccattATAAATATGACATTATCATCATTCATCTGGCACCTCTAAAATATTTCTTATTATCATGAGTCGCGATTTGACCATcctgattaataattaataagaaTTGATTATCCATTGTTATTACTatctcattattatttattatctcatgCATCACCATTTTGTGATGTtgaatttaattgtttttaattaacaaaaaaagaagaaaaatttgaagaagTTAGGCACGATATTAATCTAATTTATTGATAACATTCtaataataatcaattgaattgaaaaatattattatatttaagtaattataatttattctaattcaaatttattaatgTAATACACTTGTCCCACAtctgaaaaatgaaagatttaaaatgagtttataatgacttacaatggacttctatagcaacttgggttaatcattttcgtaaagcgaggacgaatacgaagtagttgctataggggtcCGTTGTGCAGTCACGCATCCGCGGGCCCGGGCTCTGGGCGTGACATAATGATATCAGAGCCGGTCACCGGCATGGAACACCGCGTTTGACTATAGTAAGAAACTAAAGATTTTAGTAGCACTTTTAAAAAAGATTATACATAcgacaaatttataaattcagcACACACAAATTTGGTGATATTCGAAATATCTACTAAGATTGATTAAGATTTAGACATTAAATTAAATGTCTAAAGCTAAACCTGACAATGGTTCTCAAGAACAGTAGAACCAAAATCAGACTAAATTTTTTCTTAGTCTCAATTCCAAAATCAGTTATCataattttgtaatttaaaaattctttaatagaaaattgtaaaataagaaattttgaaaataatattacataaaaattgaatagatattcgataataaaaaatatattagagaaataatattttcttcgtACATAATtcttacaaaaaatattaaaagaatagctttttttaataaaatatatatttttattaaaaatattaaaagaatatatatttaactattatacttataaaagtgtaaaaagaataacaaagtttttcattgtaatttttctACTATTctcataaattgtgtgttgttagattaattgtatgaaaaattttctacacaatcattaaatacatgaagatcataataatatttttattttttaatagaaatttgtaacaaaataaattttgaaaataatgttacataaaaattgaattgatatttgatataaaaatacattagagaaataacattttcttgatacataattcttagaaaaaatattaaaagaatagattttttaattttaaaaaataattaaaaatattaaaagaatatatatttaactattatacttataaaagtgtaaaaagaataacaaagtttttcattgtaaattttctactACCCCCttaaattgtgtgttgttagattaattgcatggaaattttctacacaatttataggaaatctatgcattaaaaatgaatatatctttgataaaaaaatatttttttatctatatacctaCAAAAGTGTAGATCATTAGCCATGTTTTTCAattgtcaaaaaataaaaatgacctCCTCATCAATACAAATCCTAGATTCAATAAAGATATATTTGTAAATTTCTAATTGTTGCAAGTgtaaaaatgaaatatcaaaattttttatttattccgcctaatatataattaattagtagCCTAATTATTccacataatatataattaatagtcTAACAAATGCTAATAAATTATCAGTACAATATACATTGATTGCAATAATTTATATCACTTCAAGAATAAAATGTAACTCTTatattaattttctcaaatatttcatctttatactaactttaaatattttatccttttaattttctttctacatgttattttatgattttaatgcaattttgttattatattttaatgtagtttctgattaaataataaatcatagtatcacaagaagatataagaaaaaataattatatatgcaaTAATACAATAACATGataagtatataataatataaaatttaataataataatatatttataatttttttactaagaattgaaaataaataatttaataaattttttagtaTAATTTATATCAATAATCATGAATGTTAATATactaataatatcataaaatatgaatCTGATAGAAAAATTAAGAGAGCTagctataataaaaaatttaaatattttagtagcaattttttaaaaaaatatatatatcagacAAGtgttttagtggaatccttcctacaGAGGAAGAAGGGGTATGAGTGtttttctccgaacatccataaaattctcGTGTCTTTACTTTTCACAAGTTTTTACATTTCAAACTATATCTTGTTGTTTAGATTGCCAACCGGTTGAAAATATTAGAAATATTGAATCGTCTTTCACACTTTTCACGTGGTTCATATTCTAACCGTTTGAGAAAatctttcaaccgcctaaaaacgatTGAAGACAAATTTtaaaagcaaatatttttaaaagagtttattcaccccaaCTAAATTCTTTTCTGATCCCAGTAATATACAATCACTAAACACATAcaaatacataatatatatatatatatatatatatatatatatatatatttgtaattgatggcttaatgaaaaatataaattatatacttttaaaaaaattatttattaactaatgtatatgaaaattaatttatctataatatataattctaaagcaaaaggtaaaaaaattcagtatgaggttaaataatatttaaattgaatattatgggttatattttattatcaatattattatttcattagttttgataatattttgatgagttagtcacaaatattttaaattgataattatttgtcCTTAGTGTGcttcacttatataaattattatatatgtatttataaaatccataatttgattgatttttaggttattATAACTTATACGTGATGcttagatatatattttttcaaaatttgtttcagtTAAATTCGTTCTATATATTATactcattataatttattatataacataaaatcaattgcttgaattttaatttgagaaacaattttgaaaataaggtatatacattcttaattaatttattcgtctAATATGACAATAGACTAAACCAATATGTTAAAACTCATAAGAACATTTCTCAGAAAATGAAGAGGTTTCATTGTTCGGTTTACCACGATAAATGAGCTTCCAAAATTGTATCCAAAGGAAGAATGAACTATTTATACTAaactaaaaataagaaaaatgtgTTTTACTAAAAACGTGTTTTGTGAATCTTATTCTACCAAcacaatataaattttaaaaaaattattcaaattattttttaaaaaaatcaaattttaatttttattaaataattaatattcatGTGCATCGCACGTGCTTCTTGCTAGTTTCTGTAAAAGGCCAAATCATTAACATACAACTATATTTACTTCGTCTTTTGGGAAAACAATGCTGCAGTTTCATGAAGGAATAATTTATGGTTTTGATAATTATCCTAGTTTCCAATGATTCATAAGTATTAAATATTTAACTTTctgtttccaaaaataataatggtGGTGATGTCCTGGAAAGAGCACGGGTTATCTTTAGATTCGGACAGAAACGGAAGACCAAAACACAAACAATCCAGAGTTGGTCTCAGGAAGCCAAGAGGAGACCGGGTGGAAGTGAGCCCAAGTAAAGAAATAGTAACATGTTTAAACAACATCGAGCATTCAGCAACTCGAGAAGCATATCAAACCATTGTGGACTCATATAAGACCAGATCGGTGCACATGACAAAACCAAATACAATATGGGTCTCCATGACTACTGTCAGAAGGCAGGGCATAGGTAGATATCTAATTAAGAACATTGTCCAGGCGCTGCAATCGAGGTCATTTTCTTCACTATAAATACTCGGGTTTGTTCATTCATTTGAGACATGAGATATTGCATTCTACTGAATTCAATAAACTCTCCCTCTACTTAGTGTACCAtgtactgacttgagcgtcagaGTGACCACGCCGGAAACTCTATCGGCGCCCACTGACATTTTTTGTTGAGTGTGTGCATATCATCTGACCTGAGCTCAGCCTACCCGGTAAAGAGTACTCAAAGTACAGGTTAGGTCAGGTCACCCGAGCCCATCTTACCCAGTCCAGAGTACTTACAATACAAGCCATGTCAGGCCACCAAACTCATCCTACTCATTAAAGAGTACTAATAGTGCAGACCAGACCACCCGAGCTCATTTCATCAGGTCAAAAATATTCACAAGAAAAATACACGTATATGCCCGATAAATTGTTCACCCAGCTCACCCAATCAACTCAGACATCATCACATAACAATAATGATCTTTACTTAACTTTCTTGAAGGTtcctaatttttttaaacaaattagTTCAATAAAAAACAATGCATAATTATGCTAAAAAAATATGCATCATTAATTCTTACGACCCCGATACGAAATTGTCTTCTATGTTTATTTCTATATATCTTCTTATGGATTGTTTGATTCATGTGATAAAGATGataaatgatatataatatatggaTGATAAATCAACATATATAAATAACATAATGATGCATgaatctaattaattatttgtgaaactcaagtcaaacttTAGATGAAATAAAAGAGGATGTGTAATAATTTAATGTCTTTTCATTCATACCAATTAGTTAACTTTAGTTGTGTTGGGTTAATAGTACATGAGTGTGAGTGGTTCAGAGATGAGTAACCTCATGAGACGTTCTCGTAAGTCAAGCTGTTGACGTTGCGTCGTTTGATTTAGTTGGCTATGTGGCCGTAAACAAAATGTATCGGATTTTAATGGATAATATTGTCTATGTTTGAGAGAGGGTCAGTGATAGGGAAATAGTAAGACTGTTCTCTAAGGGAATGAGACATCGCCAACAGATAAACACGTATGTCCCTGACTAATGAGCCTAACAACCCGACTCATAAGCACACAAGCATGTGCACTCTACGCTTGTGATTTGGTAACATTTATAACTTTTGGCCTAGTGATAAGCATTTGATCATAAAATTTATATCATAGACAATGTCACGAGTTCTATTCTAACTGATGACATATATTGCAATTATTGAGATGAAGATCGTTAGGGTGAAAATTGCTCATGCTGGGAGAGCAATCGAGACGTGACGTTTGGAATGatgtataatttaaaatatttgagttacacCGTGACTGCCAgatatagtttttggtaaaaataCAAGTGTTAGCTCATGCAATTGGTATTAGAACTAGATTGTGAGTTTAAATCTCCCAATAAGCATATTTCTATATTTCTTAGGTTAAAAATGTATGAGTAAGAGTAATACTGATGTGAATGATATCTTTGGAATTTCTCATGTGTCAAGCTGTTGATATTGCATCTCTTGATCTGGTTGTCTAGGAGGGCCGTGAAAGAGTGACGACAAATCTTAACGGGTAATACTGTTTTTGTTGAAGATAAGGTCGTCGGTAAGGAAAACGACAAGACTGAATATAAAAGATATGAGACAATACTAGCAAATAGACACATACATCCTTGGACTCATAGACCTAACAGTTCGAATAATTGACAACCAAATAGACGCACTATGTGCTGTcatatgtataaaaaataaagttatattttatataacaaTTATAACTTTTTATCTAAAGAGAAGCGCTTCATCTAACAtgtcaatataatatcttgaatCATAATCAATCCGAGCTCGAACATAATATTGCTCATCTCGATCTCAATCTACTCATTTACATCCATAACTATATACTCATTATATTCCTTACACAATGCTGATCTTCCCCCACTCATATATGATGTAACTTCTGGGTCAATATGTTCTGATTTGCTCTGATTCCATTTTGTTTATCCGGCCCGTGAAGCAAAGCCTGCGAGAGAGTATTCACATAGTGAACATCGTAAACTACATACCCATCCTTTCTACGAGTAAATGATTAATTCAAGTTTTAACATAATAAGAGTCAAGTTTTAATATAGTTTAACAAATACGAGTATCGTCCCACGGATATTGATATACATTAAATTTatgttaaatataattttttagttAAATAAAACGATAAGTGAATAAATTAAGGGTAAATTGCTCATAAATCCCCAAACCCAAACTCAACTTTACCCAAACTCCCTACACATCAAAACCTTTCTTTAAACTCCCTAATACTTTAAAATGGATAAAAATACCCTTATTTCTATTTTAAGTTTAATTGATCCCCGAGCTTtccaaatggtatcagagcttaaggttgatttattttaaacacaaattttattttttaatagtaACTAATTGTAAGAGAAGGAGAATTacgaaaaaattatgaattcgAACTTAGGTTCGAGAAAAATGATTTACAAGATTTATTCCAATATTCTGGAATATACACAAGTTAATCTAACTATTGTTAGATATCAGAAGCAGAAAGGGAAACAACAGCACCCTCAGGTAAACTctcaggtaaacttatgattcaagcaAATAAGTTTCTGGATATAGTACCAGACTCTTCTAAGCTCTCTTTAGATCTTAGAGAGATCCAGAAAacagtacaaaattatggcaacaTGCTATACTTTGTACCCCAACGAGTTGAAGAAATCCTTAAAAcccaggaagaaattcttggaatattaaaggatattcaaaaaAGAATTCGGaaactagaacaacaaccaagttctagtagAAGAACTTCAGGAGGTTGGTTACCACCATCATTTGGCACCGAACCTTTGTTACATCAACAAGGGAAGGCCAGAGTGGTGTTAAAATCAttaactgaagaagaaaagatgatcaatctaattaaatctgtctaaaaaaaaaaaatttatctgatgacaactttagaaaggattggtctaGAGGACCTACAAGAGCTTGCAGAATCTTTCGCAAATCTCAAAGTGatagatctaaagatgaacacagCAGGAGGAGAAATATCTgctataacctggtcatcttctCAAGAACCACCAAGGGAAAATGTTGGATCTTAGAATGTAAACATGAGAGAATCTCAATCTGATTTCCATACTGGTGGAGGATCACACCCTGCGAGAACTAGGACAAGGAGAAATCAAATTTtcttgcaccaaacaccctacgGGAAGACCGTTTTAGATCCGATACATCATTACaaggttatgcttaaccttgatgtattagatttcaaaaacagggaagatctcatagatgactggacatctgctatgagaatcgcagcaggaacacttgatttcaacaaagaaggattcattaaacttttagaaatgagtctaATGGGATCAGTGAAgattgcttgggacatgacttcattagaaatgaaagagtCAGTCCTGGCTGGAGAATCTCTGAGCGAGATAGCCGGAAAAgtggctaccctatttaaagcacaatttataggggtagactattttaataGTCAGGATAtagagaagaggaagaaatatactcaggctctgtatagtcttgaattacacgatatatgtttagtggatgaatat from Primulina tabacum isolate GXHZ01 chromosome 3, ASM2559414v2, whole genome shotgun sequence encodes:
- the LOC142539722 gene encoding ABC transporter G family member 5, which codes for MKKQGCEIEAIGINYTIYTHKKQIKHPQNVRDQELHELPHKNVEQKSSPEIKRVLKDVNLRAKPWEILAIVGPSGAGKSSLLEILAGKITLQSASIYINRQPLEKSRFMKVSGYVTQKDTLFPLLTVEETLRFSAKFRLRLPDHELNSRVKSLLQELGLDHVAGARVGDDRVRGISGGEKRRVSIGVEVIHDPKVLILDEPTSGLDSISALQIIDMLKSMAETRGRTIILSIHQPGFRIVKLFNSILLLANGSVLHHGSVDLLSLNLSLMGLEIPLHVNVIEFAIESIETMKQNQEPSPIQQHSNKGVVEEGRKKTGRSTLQQLFQQSRVIDEECIDVIGFDFYHGFANSRMRETLILTHRFWKNIYRTKELFACRTIQMLVSGIVLGSIFYNVKDDLFGAEERIGLFAFILTFLLSSTTEALPIFLQEKEILTKETSSGSYRVSSYAIANGLVYLPFLLILAILFAIPVYWLVGLNHSFMAFLHFLLLIWLILYTANSVVVCFSALVSNFIIGNSVIQAVMGSFFLFSGYFISKEGIPDYWIFMHYISLFKYPFEGFLINEFSNSKKCLDSMFGACVITDEVVLKEEGFGNEQSRWRNYVIMVGFILVYRFISYFILRCKCSGAGIRGFFF